One genomic window of Eggerthella timonensis includes the following:
- a CDS encoding M42 family metallopeptidase, whose amino-acid sequence MKNKQVKFLKQLLETPSATGTEIAVAELVRERLAGTADEIQTDVMGSVHARLSGTGVAPSLMLSAHMDEIGLMVTYISDEGFLSVSSVGGVDAAILPGMRVDVHASNSFEPLRGVVGRKPIHLIEPDERKNVTPIDKLVIDLGLPAKRVKKLVMVGDVITFGVGFERFGKNMAVSRAFDDKAGVWIAARVLETLAKEGRAPGDFIVAATVQEEIGTRGAITSTYGLNPDVAIAFDVTHATDYPGIDKTKYGKIVCGEGPVIARGPNINPAVFERLVAAAEAEGLPYQIEAEPGVTGTDARSIQITRSGIPTGLVSVPLRYMHTPTEVVSLDDLDATVKLLVRFALDLDEDACFVPGMGDAVTDDEGEAESTAQERFDETGVE is encoded by the coding sequence ATGAAGAACAAGCAGGTCAAATTCCTCAAGCAACTGCTCGAGACCCCGTCGGCCACCGGCACCGAGATCGCCGTGGCCGAGCTCGTGCGCGAGCGCCTGGCCGGCACGGCCGACGAGATCCAAACCGACGTCATGGGCTCGGTCCATGCGCGGCTGTCGGGCACGGGCGTGGCCCCGTCGCTCATGCTGTCCGCGCACATGGACGAGATCGGCCTCATGGTCACCTACATCTCCGACGAGGGCTTCCTGTCCGTGTCGTCGGTCGGCGGCGTGGACGCGGCCATCCTGCCGGGCATGCGCGTGGACGTGCACGCGTCGAACTCTTTCGAGCCGCTGCGCGGCGTGGTGGGCCGCAAGCCCATCCACCTCATCGAGCCCGACGAGCGCAAGAACGTCACGCCCATCGACAAGCTGGTCATCGACCTGGGCTTGCCGGCCAAGCGCGTGAAGAAGCTCGTCATGGTGGGCGACGTCATCACGTTCGGCGTGGGCTTCGAGCGCTTCGGCAAGAACATGGCCGTCTCGCGCGCCTTCGACGACAAGGCGGGCGTGTGGATCGCTGCGCGCGTGCTCGAGACGCTCGCGAAGGAGGGTCGCGCGCCCGGCGACTTCATCGTGGCTGCCACCGTGCAGGAGGAGATCGGCACGCGCGGCGCCATCACGTCCACGTACGGCCTGAACCCCGACGTGGCCATCGCGTTCGACGTGACGCACGCCACCGACTATCCCGGCATCGACAAGACGAAGTACGGCAAGATCGTCTGCGGGGAAGGCCCCGTCATCGCGCGCGGCCCCAACATCAACCCCGCCGTGTTCGAGCGCCTCGTGGCGGCGGCCGAGGCCGAGGGGCTGCCGTACCAGATCGAGGCCGAGCCCGGCGTCACCGGCACCGACGCCCGCTCCATCCAGATCACCCGCAGCGGCATCCCCACCGGCCTCGTGTCGGTGCCCCTGCGCTACATGCACACGCCCACCGAGGTGGTCAGCCTCGACGACTTGGACGCGACGGTGAAGCTGCTCGTCCGCTTTGCGCTCGACTTGGACGAGGACGCCTGCTTCGTGCCGGGCATGGGCGATGCGGTGACCGACGACGAGGGCGAAGCCGAGTCGACCGCGCAAGAGCGCTTCGACGAGACGGGCGTGGAGTAG